One window of the Salvia splendens isolate huo1 chromosome 1, SspV2, whole genome shotgun sequence genome contains the following:
- the LOC121800248 gene encoding rapid alkalinization factor-like, translating to MAGTWKLLLALCLIALPLAIAGGGAAATGWVMPAVRSGCRGTVAECLVNEEDEFELDSESSRRILLGARRFISYDALRRNSIPCSRRGASYYNCRPGAQANPYTRGCSAITRCRS from the coding sequence ATGGCAGGCACTTGGAAATTGCTGTTGGCGCTGTGCTTAATCGCACTCCCCCTGGCAATTGCCGGCGGTGGCGCGGCGGCGACGGGATGGGTGATGCCAGCGGTGAGATCGGGGTGCAGGGGAACGGTGGCGGAGTGTCTGGTAAACGAGGAGGATGAATTCGAGCTGGATTCGGAATCGAGCAGGCGCATCCTCCTAGGTGCGAGGCGCTTCATCAGCTACGATGCGCTGCGGAGGAACAGTATCCCGTGCTCGCGGCGCGGCGCGTCGTACTACAACTGCCGCCCTGGCGCTCAGGCCAATCCCTACACTCGCGGCTGCAGCGCCATCACTCGTTGCAGGAGCTGA